The Caulobacter sp. FWC26 genome contains a region encoding:
- a CDS encoding conjugal transfer protein TraD, which yields MATRHRLEARRARTDTRAWVMQRRERTHHLIELGGLVQKAGLVDLTGDDRAALYGALLTLAMMLQGEDREHTLALWRRGGKRAFEQDAANRPV from the coding sequence ATGGCGACGCGACACAGGCTTGAGGCGCGGCGGGCCAGGACCGACACGCGGGCCTGGGTGATGCAGCGGCGCGAGCGGACCCATCACCTGATCGAACTCGGCGGCCTGGTGCAGAAGGCCGGCCTCGTCGATCTGACCGGCGACGATCGCGCCGCGCTCTACGGCGCGCTTCTGACCCTGGCGATGATGCTCCAAGGCGAAGACCGCGAACACACGCTCGCCCTCTGGCGTCGCGGTGGAAAGCGGGCGTTCGAGCAAGATGCTGCCAACCGCCCCGTATGA
- a CDS encoding response regulator codes for MTTTEETAATKPIVLVVEDEVLVRMLACEILADGGFDNLEAVNAQEALVLIDARPDIAVMFTDVDMPGEINGLGLAHLVAMRAPHVKILVTSGAAALRAGDLPAGARFVRKPYSPSTLLDLLAEMLAPAP; via the coding sequence ATGACGACCACCGAAGAGACGGCGGCAACAAAACCAATCGTCCTTGTCGTTGAGGACGAGGTGCTCGTGCGCATGCTGGCTTGCGAGATTCTGGCGGATGGCGGTTTTGACAACCTGGAGGCCGTCAACGCGCAAGAGGCGCTGGTGCTCATTGACGCCAGGCCAGACATCGCCGTGATGTTCACCGATGTCGATATGCCTGGCGAGATCAACGGCCTGGGATTGGCGCATCTGGTGGCGATGCGAGCGCCGCACGTAAAGATCCTTGTGACCAGTGGAGCAGCGGCCCTGAGAGCGGGCGATCTGCCAGCCGGAGCGCGGTTCGTGCGAAAGCCCTACTCGCCGTCCACGCTTCTGGACCTACTGGCCGAAATGCTCGCCCCGGCTCCTTAA